In Deinococcus apachensis DSM 19763, a single genomic region encodes these proteins:
- a CDS encoding PIG-L family deacetylase, with amino-acid sequence MSTLPATRPSPLGLRLLLLGLPLALAACSGPVAPIAAGQKGSLEEASLAPTLCGGVQDMYVVAHQDDDLLFMNPDLSAALRAGHCIFTVYLTTGDNPPGVANYNAAYGTKVTAAEYAQQREAGMLAAYAQMAGVSNAWQRGTMRTSTGKTVATATLLGNSRIVLAFMRLPEAADRSVSSSVVTLDDLYFGLAPLTTSSDGVRYTREELIATLADLMNLAQPKYLHFQDSDPDPFIRDVDGNVMSDHTDHIIGARFAQAADRRYLPPHTRIRYRDYNINAENLPNLSAAEVAAKSSTFGVYAQHDMLICPPATDCTNVALFPQWMGADYQGWLKRQYFNIADDQGGSVLRNGQGLLQAFMTGDRTSTIRTLRQSAAGGSSFGAWSDLGGNFSAQPVVAAYADGRLAAFVHSNIGTMLYSFQTAVGGPWTSWRSLGGSGVSDAAVTLNRKSGAMQLFVVSSGGEILVSTDKTGNGGWSAFASLSGRFPGFEVWSNPSAALLPSGRTSLFVRDNGGNIRYTTQVGSGRAWKKWISLGEGFQSDPVAVANTNGRLDLFMRGNDNQLYTRQQDDQDVWTPWRKLEFGTMQFMGEPVVATAPGGRTEVFVRDLDTSIVRFTRPSPSGSWSTPERLPTQARAMSIIGVDFDGSGTLNVVIRGTDGQVYTTSTRSVAGGWTPWVNLGN; translated from the coding sequence ATGTCTACTCTTCCTGCCACCCGGCCCTCTCCTCTGGGCCTTCGTCTACTCCTCCTCGGCCTGCCACTCGCGCTCGCAGCCTGTTCTGGCCCCGTTGCGCCCATCGCAGCGGGGCAAAAGGGCAGTCTTGAGGAGGCCAGTCTCGCGCCGACGCTGTGCGGCGGCGTGCAGGACATGTACGTGGTCGCTCATCAGGACGACGACCTGCTGTTCATGAACCCCGACCTGTCAGCCGCCCTGCGCGCGGGGCACTGCATCTTCACGGTCTACCTGACCACGGGGGACAACCCGCCGGGTGTCGCCAACTACAACGCGGCCTACGGAACGAAGGTCACGGCGGCTGAGTATGCCCAGCAGCGCGAGGCGGGCATGCTGGCCGCCTATGCCCAGATGGCCGGGGTCTCCAACGCCTGGCAGCGCGGGACGATGAGGACCAGCACGGGCAAGACTGTCGCGACGGCGACCCTGCTGGGGAATTCACGGATCGTTCTGGCGTTTATGCGGCTGCCGGAGGCGGCGGACAGGTCGGTGAGCAGCTCTGTCGTCACGCTGGACGATCTGTATTTCGGCCTCGCCCCTTTAACCACCTCGTCGGATGGGGTGCGCTACACGCGGGAAGAGCTGATCGCCACCCTCGCCGACCTGATGAACCTCGCCCAGCCCAAGTACCTGCACTTCCAGGACTCCGATCCCGACCCCTTCATCAGGGACGTGGACGGGAACGTCATGTCGGACCACACCGACCACATCATCGGCGCCCGCTTCGCTCAGGCGGCCGACCGCCGCTATCTCCCGCCTCACACCCGCATCCGCTACCGCGACTACAACATCAACGCCGAGAACCTCCCGAACCTGAGTGCGGCGGAGGTGGCCGCGAAGAGCAGCACGTTCGGTGTCTACGCTCAGCATGACATGCTGATCTGTCCGCCTGCCACAGACTGCACCAACGTCGCGCTGTTCCCCCAATGGATGGGCGCGGACTACCAGGGCTGGCTGAAGCGGCAGTACTTCAATATTGCGGACGATCAGGGGGGCAGCGTGCTCAGGAACGGGCAGGGGCTCCTGCAAGCGTTCATGACGGGTGACCGCACCAGCACCATCCGCACCCTCCGCCAGAGTGCGGCGGGAGGCTCGTCCTTCGGCGCCTGGAGCGACCTGGGCGGCAACTTCTCCGCCCAGCCCGTCGTGGCCGCGTACGCGGACGGCCGTCTGGCCGCATTCGTCCACAGCAATATCGGGACGATGCTCTACAGCTTCCAGACCGCCGTGGGTGGCCCCTGGACCTCCTGGCGCAGCCTGGGTGGGAGCGGCGTGTCGGATGCCGCGGTGACCCTGAACCGCAAGAGCGGCGCCATGCAGCTTTTCGTCGTGAGCAGCGGCGGCGAGATTCTCGTCAGCACGGACAAGACCGGGAACGGGGGCTGGAGCGCGTTCGCCTCCCTCTCGGGCCGGTTCCCCGGCTTCGAGGTCTGGTCGAACCCCTCGGCCGCCCTGCTGCCCAGCGGACGCACCAGCCTCTTCGTGCGGGACAACGGGGGCAACATCCGCTACACCACCCAGGTGGGCTCGGGCAGGGCCTGGAAGAAGTGGATCTCCCTGGGGGAGGGCTTCCAGTCCGACCCGGTGGCTGTCGCGAACACCAACGGCCGCCTCGACCTCTTTATGCGCGGAAACGACAACCAGCTGTACACCCGGCAGCAGGATGACCAGGACGTGTGGACGCCCTGGCGCAAACTCGAGTTCGGCACCATGCAGTTCATGGGCGAGCCCGTCGTCGCTACGGCGCCTGGCGGCCGGACCGAGGTCTTCGTGCGGGATCTCGACACCAGCATCGTCCGGTTCACGCGGCCCTCGCCGAGCGGCAGTTGGAGCACCCCCGAGCGGCTCCCCACGCAGGCCCGCGCCATGTCCATCATCGGGGTCGACTTCGACGGCTCCGGCACGCTGAACGTGGTGATTCGCGGCACCGACGGCCAGGTGTACACGACCTCGACACGCTCGGTGGCCGGTGGGTGGACCCCGTGGGTGAATCTGGGAAACTGA
- a CDS encoding RNA-guided endonuclease InsQ/TnpB family protein, whose protein sequence is MPGTGSAVGLDLGTTHFLITSDGEFVDNPRFLQSSLNKLRVAQRALSRKKRGSQRRRKAKQHVARIYRKVARQRLDFHHQAARRLVNNHDLIAHEDLNVKGMSQGNLARSIHDVGWGQFLNLLSLKAADAGRRVIGVDPRFTSQRCSRCGHTEKANRRSQAVFVYVSCGHEANADHNAAKNVLGRAVSSGLNGSGRPQAVAREALTFRHGACHSLIPGSRRCSPPGTLSVCSSYILWRWTWVRFPLRHLTTSPPWEDTRGSLLPGDEPERTVKSLNPSGFPELRGWSNC, encoded by the coding sequence CTGCCCGGAACGGGCAGCGCCGTTGGACTCGACCTCGGCACCACCCACTTCCTCATCACCTCCGATGGGGAGTTCGTGGACAACCCTCGCTTCCTTCAGTCCAGCCTGAACAAGCTGCGGGTGGCGCAGCGTGCTCTGTCCCGCAAGAAGCGGGGCAGCCAGCGGCGCAGGAAGGCCAAGCAGCACGTCGCCAGGATTTACCGGAAGGTGGCCCGGCAGCGGTTGGACTTCCACCACCAGGCGGCGCGCCGCCTGGTCAACAACCACGACCTCATCGCCCACGAAGACCTGAACGTGAAAGGGATGAGTCAGGGCAACCTCGCCCGCTCGATTCACGATGTTGGGTGGGGCCAGTTCCTTAACCTGCTCTCCCTCAAAGCGGCGGATGCTGGACGGAGAGTGATCGGCGTAGACCCGCGTTTCACCTCGCAACGCTGCTCACGGTGCGGGCATACCGAGAAGGCCAACAGGCGCTCTCAGGCGGTGTTCGTGTACGTGTCCTGCGGTCATGAGGCGAACGCCGACCACAACGCCGCGAAGAACGTTTTGGGACGGGCAGTCTCTTCGGGCCTGAACGGTAGCGGACGACCGCAGGCCGTGGCCCGAGAAGCCCTTACCTTCAGGCATGGGGCCTGTCACAGCCTGATACCAGGGTCGAGAAGGTGTTCCCCACCGGGAACACTTTCTGTCTGCTCGTCGTACATCTTGTGGCGCTGGACCTGGGTACGCTTCCCACTGAGGCACTTGACGACCAGCCCACCCTGGGAAGACACGAGGGGCAGCCTTCTGCCTGGGGACGAACCCGAACGGACGGTGAAGAGTTTGAACCCCAGCGGTTTTCCAGAGTTGAGGGGGTGGAGCAACTGCTGA
- a CDS encoding RNA-guided endonuclease InsQ/TnpB family protein, producing the protein MRAFRYRLYPTKAQEAALLDTLRLTRELYNAALQERRDAHRKVGKSVSVYEQMRSLPEVKAVRPEFKTVHAHVLQGVVTQLDRAFRGFFRRVKQGVTAGYPRFKGADRWDSFAFK; encoded by the coding sequence GTGAGGGCCTTCCGCTACCGTCTCTACCCGACGAAAGCGCAGGAAGCGGCGCTGCTAGACACCCTGCGTCTCACGCGAGAGTTGTACAACGCGGCCCTCCAGGAGCGCCGGGATGCCCACCGGAAGGTGGGCAAGAGCGTGTCCGTCTATGAACAGATGCGCTCCCTGCCCGAAGTCAAGGCGGTGCGCCCGGAGTTCAAGACGGTTCACGCTCACGTTCTGCAAGGCGTGGTCACGCAACTGGACCGGGCCTTTCGGGGGTTCTTCCGTCGCGTGAAGCAGGGCGTCACGGCGGGCTACCCCCGGTTCAAGGGAGCAGACCGCTGGGACAGCTTCGCGTTCAAGTAG
- the tnpA gene encoding IS200/IS605 family transposase has protein sequence MAKLPLQYKRSRSVVYSCKYHVVWTPKYRRSVLVNGGDERLKTILNELCTEKECELLAVEVMPDHVHLLVEVDSQFGLHTFVKLAKGRSSRLLRQEFPWLKSRLPTLWTNSYFVSTVGSAPLSAIKQYVENQKGV, from the coding sequence ATGGCGAAATTGCCGCTCCAGTACAAGCGGAGCCGCAGCGTGGTCTACTCCTGCAAGTACCACGTCGTCTGGACGCCCAAGTACCGGAGAAGCGTCCTGGTGAACGGCGGAGACGAGCGGCTGAAGACCATCCTGAACGAGCTGTGTACCGAGAAGGAATGCGAGCTGCTGGCCGTGGAGGTCATGCCCGACCACGTTCACCTGCTGGTGGAGGTCGACTCCCAGTTCGGCCTCCACACCTTCGTCAAGCTCGCCAAAGGGCGTTCCAGCCGTCTGCTGCGCCAAGAGTTCCCGTGGCTGAAGTCCCGTCTCCCGACCCTCTGGACCAACTCGTACTTCGTCTCGACGGTGGGCAGCGCTCCGCTCAGCGCCATCAAGCAGTACGTGGAAAACCAGAAGGGGGTCTGA